The nucleotide window tctcagatatagctataatacataaaacaaggTTGTAGgagtcattttctttatttttttaactttcagctacattaaaatcaaattaaactgaaaataagttCTTGTCTCCAAGGACTCCTATTCTATTGAGTGCAGATTGCTAACCCGTTAATTCCATAATCATGTCCAACATTTATGGTCTTAATATTGAGCGCAGGGACCgatgaaaagcagaaaggagTTGTAatcactgtggaagtgagttgaataaTCTCGGCCAACATTCCTTTTCTGTTTGGATTCACTTCACTGTAAATAACAGCTGGGTGTAGAAAAGCAGGACCGTCTTGTTCCCTCAAATAGTGAAAATAAGACATGAAGGAAATACAGTTTAAGAAGTTTCACTTTAACCATCCAAAATCCGTACGTGGATATTACaagtattaatattaaattttatgtgTAACAGTGATTTTCGCaggaaaaagcttttttctcATTGAGCCAATGAATTATGACATTTTAActtaaattgtcattttttaaaacgtGCTTTTTCTAGATTTCGAAGTAATATTTAGTATTTTAGAATATATATCTATACtttatgtttggagaaaacaacacatttaccGTTGCAGTGAGTGCAGACTAGTTGTAGTTTTTCAATtatgatcctttttttttaacctgttcgTTTTGGAACAAGATGATCGTATTCTGTCAGGTAATAATGCAGCAGCTAAATTCGCTGTAAACCTCATTTTGTTACGGGCTCTTCAGTCGTGTTAATGACTGCATAAAAACTACTGTGgaaatatctgaaaaataaactttaacaaagagaaggagacacGAGCTGCACCCGCCACTTCCTATATACCGCGGTCACTGTGGTCTATTACCTCGCGGGGTCCTCGCGCGAGCACTCGGAACGCCCCCGCGAGCTCGGACGGATACGGGGAGTTCGGCGGTGTCGCGCGGTGATGACGCAATTACGTATTTTATCGACGGTTACGCCCGgtcattaaaataatactgcCATTAAAATTAAGCAGAACTGTTATTGTCCTCCATTAACAAACTGTGTGCCCGCAGCGACCGGACTTTGTGTATGTTTtcgcattttttaatttttatttttaaatatacgtCGAGAAAGAAGGTGTTTTTCTAAGGGTGAAACAAGCCAAAAAGCTGCGCAGTTTTTGGGGGGAGAAGCGtagagtgtttgtgttttttttgtgtgtgtgtgtgttttttttgttgttgtgagAGAGTGTGCTGGTGCTCTCCCGTCGCCTTCTTTCCTTTCTCCTCTTTTCtgtccttcttctcctttccgTTCCCACCGAAAAGTGCCGCACACACAGCCCTGATTATTTATCCTGCactaaaaacaccaaaaaaaaaaaaaaaaaaaaaaaaaacgggggaGAGAAGAAGCCGCCAGCGCCGCCGGGTCCCTGGGTAAGTCCTGCGAGGAGGGCAGAGTCTTCCCGCTAGAGACACATGATCATGTATGATCCAGAGATGCACTCACTGTGAGTGTGATCGCATCCACGCCACGGAGAGGTTCATCGATACGCCCACCGtggacacaggacaggacagctgtGCTGAAGCCAGAAACCCCTGGCTGGTTACTCCTCCTCATCTTTGTCCGACCATAAATCTGTCACTAGTATAAAGCAGCCTTCTGATCTGAGAAGTTTTACTTCTGTTTTCAGTAAACATTAttaattaagtattttttttttttttaaatgtctggcAATGGAGATTTCTAAAGACGAGATGTTTGGCTGCTCTTCGGTTAAATTCATAATCTCCAGTTTGTGACGATCGGCAGCTGTTTGCTTCTCCAGCAGGGCTTCTGTGAATGAAGGATTCGATAGAGGGTGAGTTCACTGATCTAACTGTCCTCTTTGTTTTCCGGGCCGCAGGAGAAATTTGACTTCAGACATGTGCCGGACACGTGCTGCGGAGCGACTCTGAGGAAGACCGAAGAAGGCGTTTGAGTAAACGCTGTCGGGTTGTCATTTTCTGCTAAGGAGACGCCTTTGGGCCGCCGACGCGATGTCGAGCAGAAGGAAATCCACAACGCCTTGCATGGTCCTTTCCGTGGATCCGGCGGAGCAGGATCCGGACGTGGAGGTGATGGAGGAAGGGGATGGAGCGGAAAGTGCTGTCAAGAGCCACGTGGGTTCCGCCCCAACTTCCACCAAAGCTGATCAAGGTGAAGAGACAACGGAATCGGAACAGTTACGCCGCAGTGCGGTTTGGGATGATTTTAGGAGTTTAGGTGTTGCAGTTCCCAGTCTTTGGGGTTcggtttattttaattttgtgtttattttgcctCCTTACTCGGTGCATAATGAATCTGCTTCTCAAAGATGTTATGACTTtacaatgtaattattaataatacaattacaatactataattaataatacaacTAGATATTTGTCAATGAAGCCTTTCAGGGTGGATATAATATGTTTCAGATAACACTTGGTGAAATGTTCAAAGTATTAACTTAGGCTCTACCTGCTTCCTTGTTTTGGCACAAGATGTTTTATGTGGCTTGTGTGGATCGAAAATGTCAAACCACAATGATCAATGCGTTTTCAGACCATGACGTGCTGCACCGCCCTGGGGAGGATAGTTTCACCCGGACCACCGTGAAGCGTAACGGCCGGACCGTCTCTGAACAGATTGATTCAGCTTCCGATGCTGATTTTGTACGTCAAGGGAGCGAGGAAAGTACGGATACCGCTGTCGCTGCCATTTCGCTGAGCAAGACGCCCATTATGAAGATGAAGAGCAAAAATGAACCCAAGCGAATTGTGGTTTCTCACAAGGCCATGGATGAGAATGGCACAAAGGGAGAGATTGAaggtgagctggagcccaagGATGCAGCCCCTCTGACCCCATCCCACCCTGTGGAGGTGGTTACCCCACTGCCGGCCGAGCCTGTGAAGCCCAGTGTCGTCGTGACCAATCCTAACACTGTTCAGCCTGAGCCAAAGAAAACTGTCATCAACTCTGCCACGGTTCTGCCTGCTGGCCTGGCCCAGGTTCTGTCTGCACTGCAAGCCCAGCAAAATGCCCACACCCAGCTGCTGATACCAGTCAGCAGCATCCCGACCTACAACAGCACCATGGATGCCAACCCTTTACTAGTGAGCACCTACAGCAAGTTCCCGTATCCATCAGTGTCGGAGATCATGGGATTAGCCTCTCAGACAAAGTTCTCGGAGGAGCAGATCAAGATCTGGTTCTCCGCTCAGCGTCTGAAGCACGGCGTAAGCTGGACCCCTGAGGAGGTAGAGGATGCCAGGAGGAAGCAGTTCAATGGCACAGTGCACACAGTGCCCCAGACTATCACGGTGATCCCGACCCACTTGCCCTCTACCCATAATGGCCTGCAGTCCATTCTGCAGACCTGCCAGATTGTTGGACAGCCCGGTCTCGTGCTAACACAGGTGGGTGGTGCCGGCAGCTTGCCAGTGACTGCACCCATCACACTGACGGTGGCGGGAGTGCCTGGCCAAGCACAGCTGCCTAAGGCCACCACCATCCAGACCAATCCCGCTGTCGTGGAGACCAAAAGGGCCACCACCGTCCAGCCGCCTTCACTGACACCTCAGGAGAACTCGGCCCTGAGTGCCGATCACTTTGGCATGCGGCCCAAGAAGTCCAAAGAACAGCTGGCAGAGCTGAAGGCCAGTTACCTGAAGAACCACTTTGCCAGTGATGCAGAGATATCTCGGCTAATGAAGCTGACGAATCTCACCAAAGGGGAGATAAAGAAGTGGTTCAGCGACACTCGTTATAACCAGCGCAACTCGAAAAACAGCCACGTCATTGTCTTTAACGAAAGCGGCAATGCCAACAGCAACAACACCATCGTGATCGACTCGAGTGACGAGACCACGGAATCCCCCACATCTGCACCTGTTAAAGAGAAGGAGACGCGCAACAAGACTTGGAACCCCTTCCCAGACTTCACGCTGCAGAAATTTAAGGAGAAGACCACTGAGCAGCTTCTGGTTTTACAGGAGAGCTACCAGAGATGCAACACACCCACTGATGAAGAGCTGAGCAGACTGAGGACGGAAACCAAGCTCACGAGGCGGGAAATCGATGCCTGGTTCACAGAGAAGAGGAAGGTACCAACAGAGCAGGCAGATCATAAAGCAGAACTTGTTGAAGGTGAGGTGGCTAAAAACCTCTCCTCGCCGAAGCCCGAGAGCCAGATTCCACCAAGTGGACGAGTACCCATCAAGGACAAGATTGGGAAGAAAACCCCGGAGCAGCTTCACATCCTCAAGAGTGCCTTCGTGCGCACACAGTGGCCCACAGCTGAGGAGTATGACAAGCTTGCTGAAGAGAGCGGGCTGCCCAGGGCCTACGTGGTCAACTGGTTTGGAGACAGCCGTTATTCCTGGAAGAATGGCAACCTCAAGTGGTTCTACTTGTACCAGAGCGGGAACGTTGAGGCAATGAATGGAAGTGGGAGCCGGAAGAGGGGGAGGTGCCGGAGCCGAGGACGAGGCAAGTCCCGGCGACGGAAGTCCCGGAGATCCTCGGGAGCGGGGAAGTCCTCTCCTGTTATTAAATTCAAGTCGGGGAAGGAGATTCTGAAAGAGTACTATCTAAAGCACAGGTTCCTGAACGAGCAAGACCTGGACGAGCTGGTGGCCAAGTCCAACATGGGCTACGAGCAGGTGAGGGACTGGTTTGCTGAGATCCGCCGGAAGGAGGGGATGGGCACGGACCCGTTTGATGAAGCTGCTGATAATGGGGAACACAAGGAGGAGTCATCATCGCAGGGAGACAGTGAAATGGTGGCAGAGGAGCAGGAAGAAGTCATGGgcgatgaggatgatgatgatgaagatgacgaTGATGGAGACTCAGATGACAGCGATGCGTGGGAGCCTCCGCAAAGTGTCAAACGAACAGTTTCGGGGTCAGAAGATTAGCAGCAAAAAGCTGTCCGTCTTCAGCAGGTATTAACgtgaatttatttgtttacttacaGACAGGTACATCATATAATGTttgaatattattatatacaatatGATTGATAACCTGAATTTATAtggtgccagtcaaaagtttgaataaCCTTGCTGgaaactgtgtttttcataaCTGACAATGTTTTACGTTCAGACCATTAGTTTGTGCTGTCCTTCACTTTCCTTTTTGGCCAGAAAGCTCTTGCACAAATTTGAGTTGTGTTTTTGGTTGTCTCTTGCTGGGGAAGGGCAGATGGCTTGAAGGAATGGCATGCCTCTGAAATATGCCTTGACAGCCGTGCTGGTTGAGATTGCAATGGACTTGGTAAAGGTCACCAGCTCTCACCAGTAAAGTAGCCCCAGACCATGATACTGTCTCCTCTATGCTGGACAGTGGGAACCACGCTGACACAAGTCATGCACTCACTCTTTCTGCATCTTACAAAAATTCAGCGGTTGAACctagatgtttattttttgacttGTCAGTCCCTAAGACCAACCTCTATTGCTCAGACATCTAGTTTGTGTGGTTCTTGACTCAGGCAATTCTGGTCTCAAGCAGGTGAGCTCAATGTTTTGACTGGTACTCTATATTTGATTTTAAAGATAGTGAGTTTCATTTCTTTCCTCCAGCACTTTGTATGCATATGGAAGGAAGAGGGAAGACTGGAGGTGTGGTTCTCTGCGTGGAGCGAGGAGAGCTGAAATTTGTTACAAAGTGGATGGAGATGGTCCGAAGGAGCCTTTCAAGGTGTTCTTTCCCAGTCCAAACAAGGACTTGTGGTGCCAAAGCAACGCTGCTGTAGGTGGAAGTTTCCTGTGCTTGAGTTCCCCACGCCAGAGAATTTGACTGAATATTATCTTTGCCCTTAGAAATTGCACGAGAGACATTCGGTACTGTGACCACTGTGGTTTTTTTAATGTCCCGGATAATTATCAGTGGACGCCGATGAGTCgccttaatttttttcctgctgtttaaTTTTCCAGCATAGAATATTTCTCAATCAAGGAAAGAAAATTGTCTTCTTGAACTCTGCACAAATCAATATTCCCTGTATTCCAGTAGATCCTCTGGGAGGTGGCTGATAAGTGGACCAACTCATTAGCATAACCTGGGTTGTGATTTTAATCAGGAGTCACCTTTAAGGAGCATCTTGCTAAATGGCGTGCGCTCTGCGTTTATTCTCGAAATGGCGTGTGAGAAATGCTTGAGCAGGTCAGCGGTTCTATTTGTTAATGAAGATGACACATATTTGCACATGCCACAGGCTCAAGGTAAATGAATTTCTTATTTGGTCTTGAGGAAATGGTGCCTTTTTAATCATGGAACAGCAGATCATTTTCATTGTCCTGTGGGCCTTTTACGGACTCGTCTTAGAGTCCTTCTTCTGACTGTGTTTATATGTCTGTAGTATAAATTTCCCAGTTGTGCAGGGCAATGATGATTGTTCCCTTtgactaaaattaaaatactgataAGTGTGTTACAAGAAGGTGGCAAAATTACTTATATTAAGGCCATGCCACTTTCTTCTTCCAATGGGACAATTTGGAATACCATACTCTAAAACCAATTTTTTTCAAGCAAATATTCCTGAagcctttttaaatattttaatgtattctgtaaaagtatttatttcatcctgtgttggaaaaaaaaaattgtaatcaGTCACAGAGCAATAACATTCATGGTAAGCCCTGGATGTGTTCCTTTCTTGATGACCTGCttaaataaaactgtgtttggagagagctgcagttgGGTGTGTTTAGACTGAGATTTTAGACACAGGGACACTGAGGATAGCACAGGCAGGTTGATGCTGCAGCAGCGCTCGTTGTGCGCGAATAGCGGGCACTGATGCTGTTACTACAAGGCACTTGGTGACGGTGGTGTAAAGCACTTCGTGTTGGTGATAAACAACAGTACAGGTACTCTTAAAACCGATCAGCTGGATGTTTACGTTGTCCTGCTCGCAGCGACCATGaaaactgaaagagaaaaaaaaattcttactctgtATATACAACATTTTATGATCTTgtatttggaggaaaaaaaaactttgtaattgttttatacttttttaatttatgataaTTATCAGTATAGCCTTGAACTAAAGTATGTTACTCAAGTGTTGTTCATTGAGACATTCACTAATACAGTAGGTGATCTTGATATATTGTGGTTTtgtatggagaaaaaaaaaattgtatgccTTGATCATTCAAGCCAATTCTGGATCTgcatatgttttgttttattctgggTAGCTTGTCGAGGAATACTGTGTGCGTTAGGTGATTTTTTAAACTTGCAATGTAAGGCCAGAATGTTGTTCGGCTCACTGACGCGTTGCCTGTATTGTGTTTCTTTACAAAAACTGTAGTGATTGATGACTTCAAAGcttcttttctcttcctttctctttcctGATGCTGTAATGTGGACCTTTTTGCACATAGCATTTCTTTACCCGCATAGGGATGTGTCAGTACTTGCCTTCACGGATCTGTGGTCATTGCAGATGTTTGGCcactaatgtttttcttttacaaacattgcagttctgaaaatatggtaaaatatatatatatacatacatatatattacacCACTTATGAATGTGTTGCTTATGATCATATAGACTTCAGTGTAGGTATTATAGGTTTCCACAAATGAAGACAGATGTACTTTGGTATAATTTCACTGAATAGAAATAAAGGTATTGATGGATGCTCTGATCTGTTCAATCAACAGATTGCTAAGAATagcagtcatttttttcccagcacatACCACTTTGATACTGGAAAGTAATTTAGAAAAGTTTGCTGTAAACCTAAGAGCATAACAAGTAAGTGATTGTAGAGTGGCAAGAAAACCTTTTACTTGTATAGAAACACTTTTGTTACAGAAATACTATATAGTggatattgcaagtattttattttgcgggaaaaccttttttttttcccccccaggcTCTGAATTATGACATTTGATTAACTTAAAGATTGTGTTTTTAAGAAACTGTGGCTTTCTCTTGGATTTAGACAAGATATATTTTATACttgtgtttggagaaaagaactaataaacggtaaaaaaaaaaatagtggcgttcttgttgctttttaaaaaccttCTGACTTTTCATTCTGGGAATTGGACAAAACACTTTGTGAACTTATTGCACCAACTTTTAAGTTCAAAAGCAGTAAAGGTGATTGTTTTAGAATCTGTTCATGATAaccatactgtatgtacattatTGTAGAAGTGcctaagaagaaaaaaaatcccttttaatACAGATCTGTATGTCTCAAGTTTAAATAATGTCATGTAGAGCTATGGTTTACACCATGCACATTCGCTatgaactacacacacattgtctgaacccgcctgtcccaagcagggtgcggtgaaccggagcctaacccggcaatacagggtgtaaggctggagggggaggggacacacccaggacgggacgccagtccatcacaaggcaccccaagtgggagtcgaaccccagacccaccagagagcaggccctggccaaacccgctgcaccaccgcacccctctcagTATGAGCTaatgtttaaataatgtaataatttgaTTATATGTATAATACATCTTCCACATACATattacagggacagctggtagtgtagagctgctgcctttagacccaaaggttataagTTTGATCTCtaactgtagtactcttgagcaaggtacttaccctaag belongs to Scleropages formosus chromosome 18, fSclFor1.1, whole genome shotgun sequence and includes:
- the zhx1 gene encoding zinc fingers and homeoboxes protein 1; this encodes MSSRRKSTTPCMVLSVDPAEQDPDVEVMEEGDGAESAVKSHVGSAPTSTKADQDHDVLHRPGEDSFTRTTVKRNGRTVSEQIDSASDADFVRQGSEESTDTAVAAISLSKTPIMKMKSKNEPKRIVVSHKAMDENGTKGEIEGELEPKDAAPLTPSHPVEVVTPLPAEPVKPSVVVTNPNTVQPEPKKTVINSATVLPAGLAQVLSALQAQQNAHTQLLIPVSSIPTYNSTMDANPLLVSTYSKFPYPSVSEIMGLASQTKFSEEQIKIWFSAQRLKHGVSWTPEEVEDARRKQFNGTVHTVPQTITVIPTHLPSTHNGLQSILQTCQIVGQPGLVLTQVGGAGSLPVTAPITLTVAGVPGQAQLPKATTIQTNPAVVETKRATTVQPPSLTPQENSALSADHFGMRPKKSKEQLAELKASYLKNHFASDAEISRLMKLTNLTKGEIKKWFSDTRYNQRNSKNSHVIVFNESGNANSNNTIVIDSSDETTESPTSAPVKEKETRNKTWNPFPDFTLQKFKEKTTEQLLVLQESYQRCNTPTDEELSRLRTETKLTRREIDAWFTEKRKVPTEQADHKAELVEGEVAKNLSSPKPESQIPPSGRVPIKDKIGKKTPEQLHILKSAFVRTQWPTAEEYDKLAEESGLPRAYVVNWFGDSRYSWKNGNLKWFYLYQSGNVEAMNGSGSRKRGRCRSRGRGKSRRRKSRRSSGAGKSSPVIKFKSGKEILKEYYLKHRFLNEQDLDELVAKSNMGYEQVRDWFAEIRRKEGMGTDPFDEAADNGEHKEESSSQGDSEMVAEEQEEVMGDEDDDDEDDDDGDSDDSDAWEPPQSVKRTVSGSED